ATCCTAATCCAACGAGAAAGATGAACTGCCGATAAACCTTATTCCTGAGACCTCGCCGCTGGGAGGCCCAAGCAGTGCACAGCGGCAGACAACCAGGTAGGCGAAGAAAAACTCAACGGCGTCGCCGCCGCCAGAGTAGATAAAACCCTAACCAAGAGGGTAACGTTTACCAATTCCCCACAAGAGCCTTGGGGGAAATGTAGCCAGAGCGGGCTTTCTAGAAAAATCAGAAATTTGAAACAACGTTCACCCGGCCCTTGGCAGCCAGGTCCCATATCCGTCCAGCCCCGGCATGTAATACCTTCCATTTCCTGCCGAGCCATGAAATACCTTCCATTTCCATTTCCTGCCGAGCCATGAAATACCTTCCATTTCTAGCCGGAGCCGGCCAACCGGACGACGTCTCTCGCTACAGTTCACACCCATCTCTGAGGCTCCCACCTACCAACCCTCGCCCCCTGCCACCAACAGCAAGCACACCACCATGATGGCCGCCGCCGGCGCTGTGACCAGGAGGAGCATGCCCTTGTTCGACGCCGACGTGTTCCTGGGCGACGTCGACGTGCTTCTCCCACCAGCTGGAACTGAAAGCGCATCTTCATCTGCCATGGATCTCCGCCAACCGGCCGTGTTCCCGAGGAACGAGATCCGGATCCGCTGCCGGTCGCCGGCAAGCGAGAGGTGCCCTCCGCTGGCCGTGCTGCAGGTCATCAGCGCCTACTCTTTGCGCTGCAAGCTCGAGGCCAAAGCAGCGGATCTCGATCCCACGTCCCTTCTGCACAGGCTCCACGACTCCTGCTGGAAGAAGGGCATGGTATATGTAGCATCTCGTCTAGCCATCTATGGCCTACGATTTATGTTTTCTGGATCTCCCATGGCTTGCACATTTTTAGGTCTAGGATATACATCCGAATTTCTGGATTTTAGCTGGGCGTCAAAGTCTCATGGTACTGGATTAACCGAACCAGCATCATATCAATTCCATTATTTTTATATTTTACAATTAACAAGGAGGATACAGCTGGTAAAAAGTGGTCTCGTTGATTTGCTCCGCCAGTAGTGCACTTCATACTTGCTTCAAGGTTCAAGGTTGTGTCCTTCCAGTGCAGTAGCTCCATGTTTTGTTACAAATATTGCACTAAATCTCCACTAGTAGTGTGCTTCTTACTTGCTTGAAGGTTCAAGGTAATTGTATCCTTCCAGTGCAGTAGCTCCATGTTTTGGTACACATATTGCATTAAAATCATGTGTAGAACCAATAATATACATATAGTTGAGACGTAGCATAGGATGACATGAACTTCCCATGAATTCTGATTCAATTAACTGAGGTATATGCATATCTGTAAATTATTAATTCGTCTCATCAAATCATTGTGCTGTGTGTAGACTGCTGTGGTGGAGGCCGGAGAGGAGGATCTACACCTTGTAGCTATGCAAAGCAAGCAGGTGAGAGGTCTAGCTTGCTTCTGGTGTTGGTCTGCACCAATGGGGCTTTACGCGGCATGCCTTCAGATGCTAAATAAGCGATGCCTCGCCCTTGTGCTTGACCTCGACGAAACCGTTGTGTTTTCTAACACAGCGGAAACCTTCGAAAGGCGATTGGACAAGATTATGTCAGGCTTGGAGGATTTGGAGCTTGATGCTGCTAATGAAGCAGCAATGTCCAATGAATTCAATCGGACTTTTAACGACAAACAGTTGCTTGTGGATTTCAACGAAACGGGTGCTATCACTATGAATAGTTACCAGACCGTGAGGAGCCATAGTGAACAGGGCATGTTGGGTAAACCCAATGGACAGCTCGAGCTTATTATCCGTCCTATAATCAGGGTACCGGGCAGGAATGCTGTATTGACTCGCATCGCTTCAATGGTATGGCCTAATTTAAGACTATATTGTAAATCACCAAAGTATCCTTAATATAATTAGTTGCTATTTGAAATGCTGTTTGAAAATTGCTTCAGGGTGCTCATCAAATTAAGCAACAATATCCATAGTATTTTTTATTGTAGCAGATTAGTATTTTTATTGTAGCTGCTTAGTATTTATGCTGCATACAAACTAATCTTAAAAATCCATAAAGGTCCTTTATATTGTTGTTTAcattgttttgtttaatttaTCAAAGAAGTTCCTTTTTTTTCTAGACATCAGTGATATTACTCTGTTAGACAGGTGGCATATGGTTTCAGGCTTCTGGCTTATACCGAGCAGCCAACATAAAATACAGAGTTTAATCCGGATTCAAACGGCAGTGATGTTCATCTCAAGATTGAACCCAATTTAATTAGGTCCAAATTTTTGAAATATTATTATCTGTGTATAATAGCGTTCTCTGTTCAACGTTAACTGTCGATGTTTTTGCAGCTCCTCCTGTCCTAAAATTATGTGCTCATTTCTGCTTTCTTAATTTATTATACACCAGTTATTTTCGAATATAAGTTTTTTGTGGGATTTTCCAATATATGTTTGAAATCTTcatatatttttatattttctCGGAAAATAATTAATTACTTATATCATTGCTTCTTACTTGCTGCAATATTACATGCCATTCAGGATCCAAACACTGGTTATTTTGTAAACATAAGACCTGGCTGGGATGATTTGAAGGGTTATTTGATTACTGCCAGTGGGCGCCAAAGATTTAAAGTCTATGTTTGCACAATGGCTGGAAGAGATTATGCTCTTGAGATATGGAGACTGCTTGATCCTGAAGGCAGTCTGATCAGCCTAAGAGAGATTTCACAACGTTTAATATGCGTGAGGCCAGGTAAAATGAGGCACACATTTTTATTATTTTCTAAATGTTTATAGCTACGCTGGATAGGGATAAGCCTAAGAGAGAGTTCACACTGGTTGCATTCTAAATATTGATAGCTAAGCTTGATAGGTATAAGTTCTCAAATACTATTTCTCAAATACTGTACACGAAAACAGATACTATATTTCTCTTTGTTAATTTTCTGTAGCTAGTATCGCATAGCATTTTGACTGGAAACAGACTAATAGCATTatttgtgtgatcattcatgttgcCATTTACAAACATAACTACTAGAAAAtatttatatatgattatgagaTATTTGTCGACGGATGGATCACTGAGTAACACTGATTATGTCTCTTGTCCATACCTCATACACCTTCTTTCTGTTGATTGTCAGATTCCAAGAAGTCACTTGAGCGTGTGTTTCGAGATAGTTTATGTCATCCAAGTATGGCCATGGTGCTTGATGACCGTAGGGATGTTTGGGATGAGAGAGATAAACGGCGAGTTTTTGTAGCACCAGCTTACAAACCATTAGTTGCCCCCGAAGACAAGGTAATTTATTTGTATATTAATGCTTCTGTATTTTGATTTATGTAGATCATATCTTGACTAGTTTAAAATATTGCATGCATTTTACCTCAGGTGGGGAATGGTATTGGTGCGCTTCAGATTCTAACAAATATTGCATGCCATGCCCGCAAAGGATTCTTCAGGTTTATATACAATATATTAGATAATACATTATAGCCTCAACTCTAAATATTGTCTCTGTTTTTTTCCCGTCATATCTATTTAATCAATGGTTTATATTGTAGAGAGTTTGATGGGATGCTACTGAAAAATATAAATGAACTAATGTATGAAAATGAGGTATTGGATCTTCCATATAGCCCAGATGTTGGTGACTACTTACAGTTCAAGGTATTTTCTTGCTaaatttatatcatttgatcCATGCCCAATATTCAGAAATTTTACATCACTTGCAATTATATTCCAGAATAATAATACTACAAGACACAGTGGTGCTCCTATAGTACGTAGCTGACAATATAAGTGGTGAAGTAGAGAGGAGCAAGAATTAATGAGCAAGTCAGTTTTGCTCAATTTTTTCTACTTGTTAACCAactagagaaataaaattaaggTTATGTTATGCCATATTAATTGAGGATCCCTATTAACTGAAAATGATTGTAGAATATGGCATCATACAATGTATGTCTTCCATTCTTTATGGTATGACGAACAGATAACTAAATTATAGGTTAGTGAACACAATAGCTAATCAAGGATAATTGACGTGAATGGCTACTTGATCAACATGGCCAACTAAATCCGTAATATATATCTGTTTGATCAAGCTAACAAAGTACAAAATATGGTGTGAGAATGTTTGATGGCCGCACTAGCACCGAGTCCAACTCAAGAAGACAAAACAAAATAACCAACACGATATTATTCCTGTCAGTAGGGGGTTGGCATGACAAACAAAAATGAAGCACTATGTGTGCAATTAATAAAGAATGTTGATAATAATGGTCATCGGAGTGTGTTATTGCTTTCACCATTGTTTTCTTCAAATTTTATTTTTCATTGCAACATGTAACTAATAGACAACCAAAGATTGAAATTTTAGCTACTATAGTCACCCATTACTATTGTTGTCCCTTATGAGTCAACTTCTTTATATCTCAATTTTCATTATACACATATGACTGTTGTAGTGACAAAATCAAGTAACTTCATTTATGCAGCCTGGACCTCTTGGTTGATAAAATGAAGTGAATCGTCTTGACAATGCATTTCTGGCAGTGACCAACAATGGATCACAATTTTGTTGGCCAGTTCATGGCAGCTAGCTGGTGTGGTGATCAAAACTAAATGAGGATCGAGCTAAATCAATTTTGAAGCTAGTGTACTTGTGTTCACAACTCTTCTGGTTTAGTTTGTCAAACTT
This sequence is a window from Aegilops tauschii subsp. strangulata cultivar AL8/78 chromosome 7, Aet v6.0, whole genome shotgun sequence. Protein-coding genes within it:
- the LOC141026785 gene encoding RNA polymerase II C-terminal domain phosphatase-like 2 is translated as MAAAGAVTRRSMPLFDADVFLGDVDVLLPPAGTESASSSAMDLRQPAVFPRNEIRIRCRSPASERCPPLAVLQVISAYSLRCKLEAKAADLDPTSLLHRLHDSCWKKGMTAVVEAGEEDLHLVAMQSKQDPNTGYFVNIRPGWDDLKGYLITASGRQRFKVYVCTMAGRDYALEIWRLLDPEGSLISLREISQRLICVRPDSKKSLERVFRDSLCHPSMAMVLDDRRDVWDERDKRRVFVAPAYKPLVAPEDKVGNGIGALQILTNIACHARKGFFREFDGMLLKNINELMYENEVLDLPYSPDVGDYLQFKITKL